A genome region from Bacteroidota bacterium includes the following:
- a CDS encoding T9SS type A sorting domain-containing protein, with product MRVPHCLNRSITLSLVLSVVGVLQTAEAQWHPVMVTAHWSAPNGTVYFLDLPGPPRVGFVYGIDSVTTAQLLEEVMFKTTNGGTTWRAIPVGVGSWANDITFKDSLTGWFAENNQGVYKTTNQGESWTFLASSHSYGNGIYYDKLNGGLFLSTWSTFGSTHDLLVSWDEGSTWQPVLNAGFGYNGFAFNDDLRGIVAEGGQDGFRAPWLRTTNGGRSWVPLAIDSECWQPVAIAGTQTQFAITDMYANILRTDDLWDSWSVVSSFPSSFSDPRTTGTIRGDSAHLIVQMADGCYLSRDQARSWVPLCGQPWDTRELPLYDHRFWMRYPYVSIINRDATGMTLWMLNIDSMQYFQTGFAFADGSKKIEIPVGDSVTVNYSSAENPSVGIDSAHFVLRFDPSLDLSALKLPASWTIVDSSSSGGVLELTIRDADTVQLPNPIIQLTFRTVLAASSAKVYLDSAHLFGKRLNCDCAALSVAGPDSVEIDFTGCGDSTLLRYMSGQSPFEIVSVVPNPARDAIEVRVSGNPAGLRAEMYDMLGRLVNATTTPQPTPLGFAGGGVCSFDVSAMPEGVYYLRLSSGGFSASRRVEIIR from the coding sequence ATGAGAGTTCCGCACTGTCTTAATCGCTCGATCACGCTCAGCCTCGTGCTGAGCGTGGTCGGTGTGCTACAGACTGCGGAGGCACAATGGCATCCTGTCATGGTAACGGCGCATTGGTCCGCGCCGAATGGCACCGTGTATTTTCTGGACTTGCCCGGCCCCCCGCGCGTTGGATTTGTTTATGGCATCGACAGCGTGACCACCGCCCAACTACTCGAGGAGGTTATGTTCAAGACTACCAATGGGGGTACTACCTGGCGTGCCATTCCTGTAGGTGTTGGATCTTGGGCTAACGATATCACATTCAAGGATAGTCTTACCGGCTGGTTTGCCGAAAACAACCAGGGCGTCTATAAGACGACGAACCAGGGCGAGTCGTGGACGTTCCTTGCGAGCAGCCATAGCTATGGCAATGGCATCTATTATGACAAACTTAATGGCGGTCTGTTTCTCTCGACCTGGTCCACGTTTGGGAGTACCCATGACCTCTTAGTCTCCTGGGACGAAGGCTCGACATGGCAGCCGGTGCTGAACGCAGGCTTTGGGTATAATGGGTTTGCGTTCAACGATGACTTGAGGGGTATAGTCGCTGAAGGCGGTCAAGATGGATTCCGAGCGCCATGGCTTCGCACGACTAACGGCGGGCGGAGCTGGGTGCCTTTAGCAATTGACAGCGAATGCTGGCAACCCGTGGCAATCGCCGGTACGCAAACTCAGTTCGCGATTACGGATATGTACGCCAACATACTTCGAACTGATGACCTTTGGGATAGCTGGTCGGTGGTCTCCTCATTTCCTTCCAGCTTTTCAGACCCCAGAACAACCGGTACCATTCGCGGCGATTCCGCACACTTGATCGTGCAAATGGCGGATGGCTGTTATTTATCCCGGGATCAGGCACGCTCATGGGTACCGCTTTGCGGGCAACCGTGGGACACTCGCGAGTTGCCCCTATACGATCACCGCTTTTGGATGCGCTACCCGTACGTCTCGATAATTAATCGAGATGCTACAGGCATGACGCTTTGGATGCTGAACATCGATTCGATGCAGTATTTCCAGACAGGATTTGCTTTCGCCGACGGCTCGAAAAAAATCGAGATACCGGTTGGCGATTCGGTGACTGTCAACTACTCATCGGCCGAAAATCCATCGGTCGGCATCGACTCGGCGCATTTCGTTTTGCGGTTCGATCCGTCGCTCGATCTCAGCGCGTTGAAGTTGCCTGCCTCTTGGACGATTGTCGATTCAAGTTCGAGCGGCGGCGTGCTCGAGCTCACGATTCGGGATGCGGATACGGTGCAGCTTCCGAATCCAATTATTCAACTTACATTCCGCACCGTGCTTGCGGCGTCCTCCGCCAAAGTCTATCTCGACTCCGCGCATCTCTTTGGCAAGCGCCTGAACTGCGACTGCGCCGCGCTCTCGGTGGCCGGCCCGGATTCGGTGGAGATCGACTTCACCGGCTGCGGCGATTCCACACTACTTCGCTATATGTCGGGCCAGTCGCCGTTCGAGATTGTAAGCGTCGTGCCGAATCCGGCGCGGGATGCGATCGAGGTCCGGGTGAGCGGCAATCCCGCAGGGCTGCGCGCGGAGATGTATGATATGCTGGGGCGCCTGGTTAACGCCACCACCACCCCCCAGCCTACTCCGCTTGGCTTCGCAGGAGGGGGAGTTTGCTCCTTCGACGTGTCCGCGATGCCGGAGGGAGTGTACTATCTTCGGCTTTCGAGCGGCGGATTCAGTGCGTCGCGGCGGGTGGAGATTATTCGATAG
- a CDS encoding serine hydrolase domain-containing protein → MKLVLFGAILFVFATDMHAQSETTASITVREALQTACSKHALPAMGIAVIAADTLALVDVTGLRKLGDTARERLNDLWHIGSDTKAFTAAMIARLVDSHALTYQSTIGQLFPELQGKILPGYDTITLETLLEHRAGLWHDWPQALSRKLFDAYRGPLRDQRLKLLTTLLAYPPEFKPGSKYSYSNAGYVIATAMAERAANTEYERLMDSLVFQPLGITSAGWGLMNTRSTNDNTWEHEDRAGRLIPIDNVLSADNPALMNPAGRLHLSLEDWSKFIRLFLPGSTMHLPGLNLGRFFDKLAYIRSDSMDYRDGWIITNRSWAGGIALNHAGSNTMNFVNVWVAPSKHFAVMVTCNAGNDAAVQAAEEVIGAAIRAYLQ, encoded by the coding sequence ATGAAGTTGGTATTGTTTGGTGCGATTCTATTTGTGTTTGCTACGGACATGCATGCTCAGTCCGAAACGACGGCGTCAATAACAGTGCGTGAAGCCCTGCAAACCGCTTGTTCGAAGCACGCGCTACCAGCAATGGGCATTGCCGTGATTGCTGCAGACACGCTGGCGCTTGTTGATGTTACTGGTCTGAGGAAGCTGGGAGACACAGCACGTGAACGGCTGAACGATCTCTGGCATATTGGGTCTGATACGAAAGCGTTCACTGCTGCGATGATCGCACGGCTCGTTGATTCGCATGCCCTGACTTACCAATCGACGATCGGCCAACTCTTCCCCGAACTTCAAGGTAAGATCTTACCGGGTTATGATACCATTACACTCGAGACGCTCCTCGAGCACCGTGCAGGCCTATGGCATGATTGGCCACAGGCACTCTCGCGCAAACTCTTCGATGCCTATCGAGGACCCCTTCGAGATCAGCGGTTAAAGTTACTCACAACGCTTCTCGCATATCCGCCGGAGTTTAAGCCTGGGTCGAAGTACAGTTATTCCAATGCCGGTTATGTTATCGCAACGGCGATGGCAGAACGAGCGGCGAATACAGAATACGAACGGCTTATGGATTCACTCGTCTTTCAACCGTTGGGAATTACATCTGCAGGGTGGGGACTGATGAATACTCGTAGTACGAACGACAACACATGGGAGCACGAGGACAGGGCGGGCAGGCTAATACCAATCGATAACGTGCTCTCCGCAGATAATCCCGCCCTGATGAATCCAGCAGGACGCCTCCACTTGTCACTGGAGGATTGGAGCAAGTTTATTCGACTTTTCCTCCCAGGTTCAACAATGCACCTGCCCGGTTTGAATCTGGGACGATTCTTTGACAAACTTGCCTACATACGGTCGGATAGTATGGACTATCGAGATGGCTGGATCATTACGAACCGGTCATGGGCAGGCGGGATTGCATTGAATCATGCCGGGTCCAATACGATGAACTTTGTGAATGTCTGGGTCGCACCGAGCAAACACTTTGCAGTGATGGTCACATGCAATGCAGGAAACGATGCTGCGGTCCAAGCCGCCGAAGAAGTGATTGGAGCGGCAATCAGAGCATACCTTCAGTAG